One stretch of Rathayibacter festucae DSM 15932 DNA includes these proteins:
- a CDS encoding thioredoxin domain-containing protein produces MAERLRSSVSPYLRSHADNPVDWWLWGEEAFAEAVRRDVPVMVSIGYATCHWCHVMARESFSDPVLAARLNDGFVAVKVDREEHPDVDTAYLTAASAFTRNLGWPLTVFTTPAGETFYAGTYFPPRAVGGVPAFSDVLDAVSEAWRLRRDEVQATAGSLSTALREATAVVPTGDALPDDAALAAAVGALAAEEDRVHGGFGGAPKFPVAPVLGFLASRDDGAGLAERTLLTLAGSTLRDRDGGFFRYATRQDWSDPHYERMLYDNAQLLDVAAVLLGRDGTDRGALAGVAEGVASFLLATLRRPSGGFASAQDSESIVHGQRSEGGYYLAEDRTDLIPPALDEKVVTGWNGLAIGALARAGRALGREDWIAAARDAADLLLERHLVDGRVGVRASLGDSVSAARPALEDLGMLAGGLLQLALAEGAPRYAVVARTLIDGALDAAPSWPPFALPGGGDPALTARGLLLAADPSEGAYPSGLSAAADAAHVLYLLTGERRYRDAAEAVVAGIAPGALGQPMGFGGVLALAGRLARPVTQLVVVVPDDGARAPLQRGARETGLGVLAVVSDDAAAEWARAGFELFEGRTSRDGLPTAYSCEAFVCALPTTELPEELLTRP; encoded by the coding sequence ATGGCCGAGAGACTTCGCAGCAGTGTCAGTCCGTACCTCCGCTCGCACGCCGACAACCCGGTGGACTGGTGGCTGTGGGGGGAGGAGGCGTTCGCCGAGGCGGTGCGCCGGGACGTGCCGGTCATGGTGTCGATCGGGTACGCGACCTGCCACTGGTGCCATGTGATGGCGCGGGAGTCGTTCTCGGACCCGGTGCTCGCGGCGCGGTTGAACGACGGGTTCGTGGCGGTCAAGGTGGACCGCGAGGAGCATCCGGACGTCGATACCGCCTATCTGACGGCGGCGAGCGCGTTCACGCGGAATCTGGGCTGGCCGCTGACGGTGTTCACGACTCCGGCCGGGGAGACGTTCTACGCGGGGACGTACTTCCCGCCGCGGGCCGTCGGCGGGGTGCCGGCGTTCTCGGACGTGCTCGACGCGGTGTCGGAGGCGTGGCGGCTGCGGCGCGACGAGGTGCAGGCGACGGCGGGGTCGCTCAGCACCGCGCTGCGGGAGGCGACCGCGGTGGTGCCGACGGGAGACGCGCTCCCGGACGACGCGGCGCTCGCGGCGGCCGTCGGGGCGCTCGCCGCGGAGGAGGACCGGGTGCACGGCGGTTTCGGCGGGGCGCCGAAGTTCCCGGTGGCGCCGGTGCTCGGCTTCCTGGCGTCGCGGGACGACGGCGCAGGGCTGGCCGAGCGGACGCTGCTGACACTTGCGGGCTCGACGCTGCGGGATCGCGACGGCGGCTTCTTCCGCTACGCCACCCGCCAGGACTGGAGCGATCCGCACTACGAGCGGATGCTCTACGACAACGCCCAGCTGCTCGACGTCGCGGCGGTGCTGCTCGGGCGCGACGGCACCGACCGGGGGGCGCTCGCCGGGGTGGCGGAGGGCGTCGCGTCGTTCCTGCTCGCGACGCTGCGGCGGCCGAGCGGCGGCTTCGCCAGCGCGCAGGACTCCGAGAGCATCGTCCACGGGCAGCGCTCGGAGGGCGGCTACTACCTGGCCGAGGACCGCACGGATCTGATTCCGCCCGCGCTCGACGAGAAGGTCGTCACCGGCTGGAACGGGCTGGCGATCGGAGCGCTCGCGCGAGCCGGGCGGGCCCTGGGCCGGGAGGACTGGATCGCTGCCGCGCGCGACGCCGCCGATCTCCTCCTGGAGCGGCACCTCGTCGACGGGCGCGTCGGCGTCCGCGCCTCGCTCGGCGACTCCGTCTCCGCCGCGCGCCCGGCGCTGGAGGACCTCGGCATGCTCGCCGGCGGACTGCTGCAGCTGGCGCTCGCCGAGGGGGCGCCGCGCTACGCGGTCGTCGCCCGAACGCTGATCGACGGCGCGCTGGACGCGGCCCCGTCCTGGCCGCCCTTCGCGCTGCCCGGCGGCGGGGACCCGGCGCTCACCGCGCGCGGGCTGCTGCTGGCGGCGGATCCGTCCGAGGGCGCCTACCCCTCGGGCCTCTCGGCGGCGGCCGACGCGGCCCATGTGCTGTACCTCCTGACGGGGGAGCGGCGCTACCGGGACGCGGCGGAGGCCGTGGTCGCGGGCATCGCACCGGGCGCGCTCGGGCAGCCGATGGGGTTCGGCGGAGTGCTCGCGCTCGCCGGGCGCCTCGCGCGGCCGGTCACGCAGCTCGTCGTCGTCGTCCCGGACGACGGCGCACGGGCACCGCTGCAGCGCGGCGCCCGGGAGACCGGGCTGGGCGTGCTCGCGGTGGTGAGCGACGACGCGGCGGCGGAGTGGGCCCGCGCCGGCTTCGAGCTCTTCGAGGGCCGGACGTCGCGCGACGGCCTGCCGACGGCCTACTCCTGCGAGGCGTTCGTCTGCGCGCTGCCGACGACGGAGCTGCCGGAGGAGCTGCTCACGCGGCCGTGA
- a CDS encoding PLD nuclease N-terminal domain-containing protein, translating into MNTQSLLVILNIVLLILAIRGVLANGRLSKVAKVGWVALIVILPFAGSIAYLVFGRRASGGGSSSGPQRPTGWFFER; encoded by the coding sequence GTGAACACGCAGTCCCTCCTCGTGATCCTCAACATCGTCCTGCTGATCCTCGCGATCCGGGGCGTGCTGGCGAACGGGCGGCTGTCGAAGGTCGCGAAGGTCGGCTGGGTGGCACTGATCGTGATCCTCCCGTTCGCGGGGAGCATCGCGTACCTGGTCTTCGGCCGGCGGGCGAGCGGCGGCGGGTCGTCGTCGGGGCCGCAGCGGCCGACCGGGTGGTTCTTCGAGCGCTGA
- the hrpA gene encoding ATP-dependent RNA helicase HrpA: MSDVLSIRYPPELPVSARRDDIAAAIRDHQVVIVAGATGSGKTTQLPKICLELGRESIAHTQPRRIAARTIAERIAEELDDEVGGIVGYQVRFTDKASASTRIKLMTDGILLNEMNHDRMLSRYDTIIIDEAHERSLNIDFLLGYLHRLLPRRPDLKLIITSATIDPQSFAEHFRDAAGEPAPIIEVSGRTYPVEIRYRPLVAEEPEEEDDTDVPDATSGSRDLMTGIADALAELAREDPGDVLVFLSGENEIRDAEDAIRGRNLPGTEVLPLYGRLSAADQHRVFERGRTPGVRRRVVLATNVAETSLTVPGIRYVIDGGTARISRYSARSKVQRLPIEAISQASANQRSGRSGRTSAGIAIRLYSEEDFARRPEFTDPEILRTGLAAVILQMISLGLGDIAGFPFLTPPDSRGIKDGLDLLTELGALRSPAAPADSPSRDATSARDTPEKASTSGISRGADKAPQLTRIGRDLARLPIDPRFGRMVIESRKHDVSREVMAIVAGLTIQDVRERPLERRAQADQQHARFVDPTSDFLTLLNLWNYVEEKQAELSSSAFRRLCKAEYLNYLRVREWQDVFRQLRQLARPLKLELGEPKVDPDGIHRSLLAGLLSHLGIKDTTSQQAQRAAKNRERQSVQYVGARNAKFSIFPGSALAKKQPDALMSAELVETSKLFARSNAAIDPAWAEAIAGDLVKRQFSEPHWEKAQGAAVAYEKVTLYGVPIIARRRVQFSRIDAGYARELFIRHALVEGEWDARHAFDRKNRALRAELERLEERTRRRDLLVDDEAVFDFYDRRVPRDITSVRSFDSWWRTAQHDEPDLLTMTQETLLPEDAEQIDETAFPTQWRQADQRFRLSYRFEPGTEEDGVTVHVPLALLPRVTPLGFDWLVPGLRAELVTAMIKALPKHLRRNVVPANDWARKLTAALPQDVPNPPTESFAATLAGAIRREAGVVIDASDFDLERIPAHLRVTFAIADERGRTVAVGKELAPLAERLRGRVRDEVARVVEARVPDALERRGIRTWDMAELPRVTDTRQGANTIRAYPALIDDGDSVSIRLLATAEDQAREHPRGVRRLLLLATPSPVAYVQQYLTANEKLVLAQSPYQNTTALFGDCLLACVDAVLWRMKPDGMLFLRAEFDAVRDRVSGSVMDSMFETVKTVTTILTTARGVEKALKASTSMALLPALTDAREQLTGLVHPGFVSATGLERLRHLPRYLAGITERFGKIGENVGRDRVWLNEVQATQELYRSAGGTIPLPPHAPERLVRARWLIEELRISFFAQSLGTVESVSLQRIRKVLAG, translated from the coding sequence ATGTCAGACGTCCTCAGCATCCGGTATCCTCCCGAACTCCCCGTCTCGGCGCGCAGGGACGACATCGCCGCCGCCATCCGCGACCACCAGGTCGTGATCGTCGCCGGCGCCACCGGCTCCGGCAAGACGACGCAGCTGCCCAAGATCTGCCTCGAGCTCGGCCGCGAGAGCATCGCGCACACCCAGCCCCGCCGCATCGCCGCCCGCACCATCGCCGAGCGCATCGCGGAGGAGCTCGACGACGAGGTCGGCGGGATCGTCGGCTACCAGGTCCGCTTCACCGACAAGGCGAGCGCGTCGACCCGGATCAAGCTGATGACCGACGGCATCCTGCTCAACGAGATGAACCACGACCGGATGCTCAGCCGGTACGACACGATCATCATCGACGAGGCGCACGAGCGCAGCCTCAACATCGACTTCCTGCTCGGCTACCTGCACCGGCTGCTGCCCCGCCGCCCGGACCTCAAGCTGATCATCACCTCCGCCACGATCGACCCGCAGAGCTTCGCCGAGCACTTCCGCGACGCCGCCGGAGAGCCGGCCCCGATCATCGAGGTCTCCGGCCGCACCTATCCCGTCGAGATCCGCTACCGCCCGCTCGTCGCCGAGGAGCCCGAGGAGGAGGACGACACCGACGTCCCCGACGCCACGAGCGGCAGCCGCGACCTGATGACCGGCATCGCCGACGCGCTGGCCGAGCTGGCGCGCGAGGACCCGGGCGACGTCCTCGTCTTCCTCTCCGGCGAGAACGAGATCCGCGACGCCGAGGACGCGATCCGCGGCCGGAACCTCCCCGGCACCGAGGTCCTCCCCCTCTACGGCCGGCTGTCGGCCGCCGACCAGCACCGCGTCTTCGAGCGCGGGCGCACCCCGGGCGTCCGGCGCCGGGTGGTGCTCGCGACCAACGTCGCCGAGACCAGCCTCACCGTCCCCGGCATCCGCTACGTGATCGACGGCGGCACCGCCCGCATCTCCCGCTACAGCGCCCGCTCGAAGGTGCAGCGCCTGCCGATCGAGGCGATCTCGCAGGCATCGGCGAACCAGCGCTCCGGCCGCTCCGGCCGCACCAGTGCGGGCATCGCGATCCGGCTCTACTCGGAGGAGGACTTCGCCCGTCGCCCGGAGTTCACCGACCCCGAGATCCTGCGCACGGGTCTCGCCGCCGTCATCCTGCAGATGATCTCGCTCGGCCTCGGCGACATCGCCGGCTTCCCGTTCCTCACCCCGCCCGACTCCCGCGGCATCAAGGACGGCCTCGACCTCCTCACCGAGCTCGGCGCCCTCCGCTCCCCCGCTGCCCCCGCCGACTCCCCCTCGCGAGATGCCACTTCGGCACGCGACACGCCGGAGAAGGCGAGCACAAGTGGCATCTCGCGGGGGGCCGACAAGGCGCCCCAGCTCACGAGGATCGGGCGGGACCTCGCGCGGCTGCCGATCGACCCGCGCTTCGGGCGGATGGTGATCGAGTCGCGCAAGCACGACGTCAGCCGCGAGGTGATGGCGATCGTCGCCGGGCTGACGATCCAGGACGTCCGGGAGCGCCCGCTCGAGCGCCGCGCGCAGGCCGACCAGCAGCACGCCCGCTTCGTCGACCCGACCAGCGACTTCCTCACCCTGCTCAACCTCTGGAACTACGTCGAGGAGAAGCAGGCCGAGCTCTCCTCCAGCGCCTTCCGCCGACTCTGCAAGGCCGAGTACCTCAACTACCTCCGCGTGCGCGAGTGGCAGGACGTCTTCCGCCAGCTGCGCCAGCTGGCCCGGCCGCTCAAGCTCGAGCTCGGCGAGCCGAAGGTCGACCCCGACGGGATCCACCGGAGCCTGCTCGCCGGTCTGCTCTCGCACCTCGGCATCAAGGACACCACCTCGCAGCAGGCGCAGCGCGCGGCGAAGAACCGCGAGCGCCAGAGCGTCCAGTACGTCGGCGCCCGCAACGCGAAGTTCTCGATCTTCCCCGGCAGCGCACTGGCGAAGAAGCAGCCCGACGCCCTGATGAGCGCCGAGCTGGTCGAGACCAGCAAGCTCTTCGCCCGCTCCAACGCCGCCATCGATCCGGCCTGGGCCGAGGCGATCGCCGGCGACCTGGTGAAGCGGCAGTTCAGCGAGCCGCACTGGGAGAAGGCGCAGGGCGCGGCCGTCGCCTACGAGAAGGTCACGCTCTACGGCGTGCCGATCATCGCCCGGCGCCGGGTGCAGTTCTCCCGGATCGACGCCGGCTACGCCCGGGAGCTCTTCATCCGGCACGCCCTCGTCGAGGGCGAGTGGGACGCGCGGCACGCCTTCGACCGGAAGAACCGGGCCCTGCGCGCCGAGCTCGAGCGGCTCGAGGAGCGCACCCGCCGCCGCGACCTGCTCGTCGACGACGAGGCCGTCTTCGACTTCTACGACCGCCGGGTCCCGCGCGACATCACCTCGGTCCGCTCCTTCGACTCCTGGTGGCGCACCGCCCAGCACGACGAGCCCGACCTGCTAACCATGACGCAGGAGACCCTCCTGCCCGAGGACGCGGAGCAGATCGACGAGACCGCCTTCCCGACCCAGTGGCGCCAGGCCGACCAGCGCTTCCGGCTCTCCTACCGGTTCGAGCCGGGCACGGAGGAGGACGGCGTCACCGTGCACGTGCCGCTCGCGCTGCTGCCGCGCGTCACGCCGCTCGGCTTCGACTGGCTGGTGCCGGGGCTCCGCGCCGAGCTCGTCACCGCGATGATCAAGGCGCTGCCCAAGCACCTGCGCCGGAACGTCGTCCCGGCGAACGACTGGGCGCGCAAGCTCACCGCCGCGCTCCCCCAGGACGTGCCGAATCCGCCGACGGAGTCGTTCGCCGCGACCCTCGCCGGGGCGATCCGCCGCGAGGCCGGCGTGGTGATCGACGCCTCCGACTTCGACCTCGAGCGCATCCCCGCGCACCTCCGGGTCACCTTCGCGATCGCCGACGAGCGCGGCCGCACCGTCGCCGTCGGCAAGGAGCTCGCGCCGCTGGCCGAGCGCCTGCGCGGCCGGGTCCGCGACGAGGTCGCCCGGGTCGTCGAGGCGCGCGTGCCGGACGCCCTCGAGCGCCGCGGGATCAGGACGTGGGACATGGCGGAGCTCCCCCGCGTCACCGACACCCGCCAGGGCGCCAACACGATCCGCGCCTACCCGGCGCTGATCGACGACGGCGACTCCGTCTCGATCCGCCTGCTCGCGACAGCGGAGGACCAGGCGCGCGAGCACCCGCGCGGCGTCCGCCGGCTGCTGCTGCTCGCGACGCCCAGCCCGGTCGCCTACGTGCAGCAGTACCTGACGGCGAACGAGAAGCTCGTGCTCGCGCAGAGCCCGTACCAGAACACGACGGCGCTGTTCGGCGACTGCCTGCTCGCCTGCGTCGACGCGGTGCTCTGGCGGATGAAGCCGGACGGCATGCTCTTCCTCCGCGCCGAGTTCGACGCGGTCCGCGACCGGGTCTCGGGCAGCGTGATGGACTCGATGTTCGAGACCGTGAAGACCGTCACCACGATCCTGACCACGGCGCGCGGGGTCGAGAAGGCGCTCAAGGCCTCCACGAGCATGGCGCTGCTCCCGGCGCTGACCGACGCCCGCGAGCAGCTGACCGGGCTCGTGCACCCCGGCTTCGTCTCCGCCACGGGACTCGAGCGGCTCCGGCACCTGCCGCGCTACCTCGCCGGCATCACCGAGCGCTTCGGCAAGATCGGCGAGAACGTCGGCCGCGACCGGGTCTGGCTGAACGAGGTGCAGGCGACGCAGGAGCTCTACCGCTCCGCGGGCGGCACGATCCCGCTGCCGCCGCACGCGCCGGAGCGTCTCGTGCGCGCGCGCTGGCTGATCGAGGAGCTGCGGATCAGCTTCTTCGCGCAGAGCCTGGGCACCGTCGAGAGCGTCTCGCTGCAGCGGATCCGGAAGGTCCTCGCGGGCTGA
- a CDS encoding MFS transporter: protein MGSYTELLRTPGVGRIIAAQLTARFPFGMLSLAFLLHVERVHDSYAAAGLVLGSMSIGQAIAGPLTSRLMGRLGMRRVLTATLIVCAAAIIAMAVLPLEIWQFVVIGFVSGLSMPPVQPAVRTIYPKMVPSSQLTPLFSLDASAQEIIWVLGPVLTTFVSIQISTVAGILTAAFFLVGGGIWFIASPEVGRVRIPRSRRKLGVVLTKPPVLLATVVGFLLVGACAAVEAGVVAVFGEGGVESGVVLAIFAAGSLLGGLTLGHIPISRWATARRMLIVTVGMGLAAFSTDFWWLSITLFLAGVGIAPALAALFTITAASVKFSDTAEAYGWVGTGQLIGAALGSAIAGVQIDRSGPTAAIVVAAVFAFVGFVVPALGRRFHPDLRGRDASPLPDTEPVELPT, encoded by the coding sequence GTGGGCAGCTACACCGAACTCCTGAGAACCCCCGGCGTGGGTCGCATCATCGCGGCCCAGCTCACCGCGCGCTTCCCGTTCGGGATGCTCTCGCTCGCGTTCCTGCTGCACGTGGAGCGCGTGCACGACTCCTACGCCGCGGCCGGCCTGGTGCTCGGCTCGATGTCGATCGGCCAGGCGATCGCCGGCCCGCTGACCAGCCGCCTGATGGGGCGGCTCGGGATGCGGCGGGTGCTCACCGCCACCCTCATCGTCTGCGCGGCCGCGATCATCGCGATGGCGGTGCTGCCGCTGGAGATCTGGCAGTTCGTCGTCATCGGCTTCGTCTCGGGCCTCAGCATGCCGCCCGTGCAGCCGGCGGTCCGGACGATCTACCCGAAGATGGTGCCCAGCTCGCAGCTGACCCCGCTCTTCTCCCTCGACGCGTCGGCGCAGGAGATCATCTGGGTGCTGGGCCCGGTGCTGACGACGTTCGTCTCGATCCAGATCTCGACCGTCGCGGGCATCCTCACCGCCGCGTTCTTCCTGGTCGGTGGCGGCATCTGGTTCATCGCGTCACCCGAGGTCGGCCGGGTGCGCATCCCGCGCTCGCGTCGTAAGCTCGGCGTCGTCCTGACCAAGCCGCCGGTGCTGCTCGCGACCGTCGTCGGCTTCCTGCTGGTCGGCGCCTGCGCCGCGGTCGAGGCCGGCGTCGTCGCCGTCTTCGGCGAGGGCGGCGTGGAGTCGGGCGTCGTCCTGGCGATCTTCGCGGCCGGCTCGCTGCTCGGCGGCCTCACCCTCGGCCACATCCCGATCAGCCGCTGGGCGACCGCGCGGCGGATGCTGATCGTCACCGTCGGCATGGGCCTCGCGGCGTTCTCGACCGATTTCTGGTGGCTCTCGATCACGCTGTTCCTGGCCGGCGTCGGCATCGCACCGGCGCTGGCCGCGCTCTTCACGATCACGGCCGCGAGCGTGAAGTTCTCGGACACGGCGGAGGCCTACGGCTGGGTCGGCACCGGGCAGCTGATCGGCGCGGCGCTCGGCTCGGCGATCGCGGGCGTGCAGATCGACCGATCCGGCCCGACGGCCGCGATCGTGGTCGCCGCGGTGTTCGCCTTCGTCGGCTTCGTCGTCCCGGCGCTCGGCCGCCGCTTCCACCCGGACCTCCGCGGCCGCGACGCGAGCCCGCTGCCGGACACCGAGCCGGTGGAGCTGCCGACCTGA
- a CDS encoding aldo/keto reductase has translation MSVPLVPLNDGRAIPQIGLGVYKIGDDEAARTVATALEAGYRHIDTATLYGNERGVGEGIRASGLPREQVFVTTKVWNDDHGFDETLEAFDRSLELLGTDYVDLYLVHWPIPSRDRYVDTYRALERIRQEGRARSIGVSNFAVEHLERLLGETEVVPVINQVELHPRLPQDELRAFDTAHGIVTQAWSPLARGRLLDEPALAAIAAKHGVSPAQVVLRWHVQLGVVVIPKSVTPARIRENLDLFGFALDAEDLAGISALATGERTGRDPSLD, from the coding sequence ATGAGCGTTCCCCTGGTTCCCCTGAACGACGGGCGGGCGATCCCGCAGATCGGGCTCGGCGTCTACAAGATCGGCGACGACGAGGCGGCCCGCACGGTCGCCACGGCGCTCGAGGCCGGCTACCGGCACATCGACACGGCGACGCTCTACGGCAACGAGCGCGGCGTCGGCGAGGGGATCCGCGCCAGCGGCCTCCCCCGCGAGCAGGTCTTCGTCACCACCAAGGTCTGGAACGACGATCACGGCTTCGACGAGACGCTCGAGGCCTTCGACCGCAGCCTCGAGCTCCTCGGCACCGACTACGTCGACCTCTACCTCGTGCACTGGCCGATCCCCTCCCGCGACCGCTACGTCGACACCTACCGCGCGCTGGAGCGGATCCGCCAGGAGGGCCGCGCCCGCTCGATCGGCGTCTCGAACTTCGCGGTCGAGCACCTCGAGCGGCTGCTCGGCGAGACCGAGGTCGTGCCGGTGATCAACCAGGTCGAGCTGCACCCGCGGCTCCCCCAGGACGAGCTGCGCGCCTTCGACACCGCGCACGGCATCGTGACCCAGGCCTGGTCGCCGCTGGCCCGCGGCCGCCTGCTCGACGAGCCCGCGCTCGCCGCGATCGCCGCGAAGCACGGGGTCTCGCCCGCGCAGGTCGTCCTGCGCTGGCACGTGCAGCTCGGAGTCGTCGTGATCCCGAAGTCGGTGACGCCCGCGCGGATCCGGGAGAACCTCGACCTGTTCGGCTTCGCCCTCGACGCGGAGGATCTGGCAGGAATCAGTGCCCTCGCGACCGGCGAGCGCACCGGCCGCGACCCGAGCCTCGACTGA
- a CDS encoding alpha/beta fold hydrolase produces MTTRAPETRTALLLHGLGGASGTWWRVAEALTAAGWSVTAPDLRGHGAGARGGSSRHDDYADDVLALRAPGTWDLVVGHSLGGAVAVRAAARDTGWAARLVLLDPVLQLPAESRAEVRAEELAALAVTAGELAAAEPHWDERDRAEKLRAAHAADPSAVAATVDDNDSWDLLADVPALRAPALVLAGDPQVFTFFPPSLAARVLHANPRVRYAVVAGAGHSPHRDRPAETIAMLREWAESDATA; encoded by the coding sequence ATGACGACGCGAGCCCCGGAGACGAGAACCGCCCTCCTCCTGCACGGACTCGGCGGCGCCTCCGGCACCTGGTGGCGGGTCGCCGAGGCGCTGACCGCCGCCGGCTGGAGCGTGACGGCACCGGATCTGCGCGGGCACGGTGCGGGCGCCCGCGGCGGGTCTTCCCGGCACGACGACTACGCCGACGACGTGCTCGCCCTGCGCGCTCCCGGCACCTGGGACCTCGTGGTCGGCCACTCCCTCGGCGGAGCGGTGGCGGTCCGGGCGGCGGCGCGCGACACCGGCTGGGCCGCCCGGCTGGTGCTGCTCGATCCGGTGCTGCAGCTGCCGGCCGAGTCGCGGGCGGAGGTCCGCGCGGAGGAGCTCGCCGCCCTCGCCGTCACCGCCGGCGAGCTCGCCGCCGCCGAGCCGCACTGGGACGAGCGCGACCGCGCCGAGAAGCTCCGCGCCGCGCACGCCGCCGATCCGTCCGCCGTCGCCGCGACCGTCGACGACAACGATTCCTGGGACCTGCTCGCCGACGTCCCGGCCCTGCGCGCACCCGCGCTCGTGCTCGCGGGCGACCCGCAGGTGTTCACGTTCTTCCCGCCGTCCCTCGCCGCACGGGTCCTCCACGCGAACCCGCGCGTCCGCTACGCGGTGGTCGCCGGAGCCGGTCACAGCCCGCACCGCGACCGGCCTGCGGAGACGATCGCGATGCTCCGCGAGTGGGCCGAGAGCGACGCGACGGCCTGA